One segment of Streptomyces sp. NBC_01463 DNA contains the following:
- the rpsK gene encoding 30S ribosomal protein S11, with protein sequence MPPKGRQGAAKKVRRKEKKNVAHGHAHIKSTFNNTIVSITDPSGNVISWASAGHVGFKGSRKSTPFAAQMAAESAARRAQEHGMRKVDVFVKGPGSGRETAIRSLQATGLEVGSIQDVTPTPHNGCRPPKRRRV encoded by the coding sequence ATGCCCCCCAAGGGTCGTCAGGGCGCAGCCAAGAAGGTGCGTCGCAAGGAAAAGAAGAACGTCGCTCACGGCCACGCGCACATCAAGAGCACGTTCAACAACACCATCGTCTCGATCACGGACCCCTCGGGCAACGTGATCTCCTGGGCCTCCGCCGGCCACGTCGGCTTCAAGGGCTCGCGCAAGTCCACCCCCTTCGCCGCGCAGATGGCCGCCGAGTCGGCCGCCCGCCGCGCGCAGGAGCACGGCATGCGCAAGGTTGACGTCTTCGTCAAGGGTCCGGGCTCCGGCCGCGAGACCGCGATCCGCTCCCTCCAGGCCACGGGCCTGGAGGTCGGTTCGATCCAGGACGTCACCCCGACGCCGCACAACGGCTGCCGTCCGCCGAAGCGTCGCCGCGTCTGA
- the rpsM gene encoding 30S ribosomal protein S13 has protein sequence MARVSGVDIPREKRVEVALTYVFGIGRTRSKEILATTGVNPNTRVRDLAEEDLVKIREYVDANLRTEGDLRREIQGDIRRKIEIGCYQGIRHRRGLPVHGQRTSTNARTRKGPRRAIAGKKKPGKK, from the coding sequence ATGGCACGCGTTTCAGGTGTTGACATCCCGCGCGAAAAGCGCGTGGAGGTTGCCCTCACCTACGTCTTCGGTATCGGGCGCACCCGGTCCAAGGAGATCCTCGCCACCACCGGCGTGAACCCGAACACCCGCGTTCGTGACCTGGCTGAAGAGGACCTGGTCAAGATCCGCGAGTACGTGGACGCCAACCTCCGCACGGAGGGTGACCTTCGCCGCGAGATCCAGGGCGACATCCGCCGCAAGATCGAGATCGGCTGCTACCAGGGCATCCGCCACCGTCGCGGTCTCCCGGTCCACGGTCAGCGCACCAGCACCAACGCCCGTACCCGCAAGGGTCCGCGTCGCGCGATCGCCGGTAAGAAGAAGCCGGGCAAGAAGTAG
- the rpmJ gene encoding 50S ribosomal protein L36: MKVKPSVKKICDKCKVIRRHGRVMVICDNLRHKQRQG, from the coding sequence ATGAAGGTCAAGCCGAGCGTCAAGAAGATCTGCGACAAGTGCAAGGTGATCCGCCGTCACGGTCGGGTCATGGTCATCTGCGACAACCTGCGCCACAAGCAGCGCCAGGGCTGA
- the infA gene encoding translation initiation factor IF-1, whose product MAKKQGAIEIEGTVIESLPNAMFKVELQNGHKVLAHISGKMRMHYIRILPDDRVVVELSPYDLTRGRIVYRYK is encoded by the coding sequence GTGGCCAAGAAGCAAGGTGCCATCGAAATTGAGGGCACCGTGATCGAGTCCCTCCCGAACGCCATGTTCAAGGTGGAACTCCAGAACGGTCACAAGGTCCTCGCGCACATCTCCGGCAAGATGCGGATGCACTACATCCGAATCCTTCCGGACGACCGGGTCGTGGTGGAGCTCTCCCCGTACGACCTGACGCGTGGCCGGATCGTCTACCGCTACAAGTAG